The Myotis daubentonii chromosome 19, mMyoDau2.1, whole genome shotgun sequence genome window below encodes:
- the FBRSL1 gene encoding fibrosin-1-like protein isoform X6: MEAKVRPSRRSRAQRDRGRRREAARDARDQSASSGEEPEPGPGKENAGLPRAPPPRAAAARPPRRRRRESSSQEEEVIDGFAIASFSSLEALEKDMALKPQERKEKWERRLVKKPRESENGPPAEPSENGRPLEVGSPEQDLEPTCDRGKKVPLQPAKQVKAVLSRGGDRHSEDEGFREATSSRLSASRDQLSDASVGSEKLFAPAAEKGPTLGEKSETKAGLAPKISGLERSRELSTEPPFLPSVRSPVPSSGPVPGAPASPLIKKETLALPRLTPQPPPVPLQPRAPLPTHVPLPLGAFHGHCHGHGHGHGQAVHNSLLGLSRSSSSSSSASLGLTKHASLSPLGPGPHLSTSHLALRSQAQHQHHAAMFAAPATLPPPPALPANSLVLPGHPADASLLISFSPPIMYCQPHAGILIDRELLRQELNARFLVQSAERPGAPLGPAALLRAEFHQHQHTHQHTHQHQHTFAPFPAGLPPTPALLPAAPLPLDKYTPTLDSPYLRHSNFFPSFPPAIPGLPSLLPHPGPFGSLQGAFQPKTSNPIEVTGRTSAVHTLLPKGPGVSEPYRTAVRKPGKWCAVHVQIAWQTYRHQQRLKMQLDPHKLEVGTKLDVLSRPPAPGLLPGVHYPHDRAQPLFSSSGAAHPATSHFGPSAHPGSFLPTGHLADPFSRPSTFGGLGSLGSAAFGGLGSHALTAGSSLFAPKEGSALHGLPSPQEAWSRLHRAPPSFPTPPPWPKPVDTERVSALTNHDRESDKGREARERDLLLRGPADPRVKESRSPARELPAAARPQSPCGKVAPSDRLRPAGLLCPGKPPEGDVKVKEERGEDGVTPEPPGLHRVRLGFAWEPPRDTYRGLELPRRAPPAGPAPGPAALEPPERLYRDREPHDYSPERLRAAHLGASPHLPAPAHLGASPHLGTLHYPRLGPALHNGLLARTPPATAALGAPPPLVAAGGAPTSPGPPRSRTTPLGAPSEAPDFSPSRNPPEVEAR; the protein is encoded by the exons ATGGAGGCCAAGGTCCGCCCGAGCCGGCGCTCGCGTGCGCAGCGGGACCGTGGCCGGCGCCGGGAGGCGGCCCGCGACGCCCGCGACCAGAGCGCCTCGTCGGGCgaggagcccgagcccgggcCCGGCAAGGAGAACGCGGGCCTgccccgcgcgcccccgccccgcgccgccgccgcacgtcccccgcgccgccgccgccgcgagTCCAGCTCGCAGGAGGAGGAAGTCATCGACGGCTTCGCCATCGCCAGCTTCAGCTCGCTCGAGGCCCTGGAG AAGGACATGGCCCTGAAGCCACAGGAGCGGAAGGAGAAATGGGAGCGTCGCCTTGTCAAAAAGCCCCGGGAGTCAGAAAACGGCCCGCCGGCAGAGCCCAGTGAGAACGGCCGGCCCCTGGAGGTGGGCAGCCCCGAGCAGGACCTGGAGCCCACCTGCGACCGGGGGAAGAAAGTCCCACTGCAGCCCGCCAAACAG gtgaAGGCTGTCCTGTCCAGAGGGGGCGACCGCCACAGCGAGGACGAGGGCTTCCGTGAAGCCACCAGCTCCCGGCTCAGCGCCTCCCGGGACCAGCTCAGTGAC gCATCTGTGGGCTCCGAGAAGCTCTTTGCCCCGGCAGCCGAGAAAG GCCCCACGCTAGGCGAGAAGTCAGAGACCAAGGCCGGGCTGGCACCCAAGATCTCGGGCCTGGAGCGCAGCCGCGAGCTGAGCACCGAGCCGCCCTTCCTGCCCTCTGTGCGCAGCCCTGTGCCCTCCAGTGGCCCAGTGCCCGGCGCCCCTGCCAGCCCTCTGATCAAGAAGGAAACACTCGCCCTGCCCCGCCTCACCCCGCAGCCGCCACCTGTGCCCCTGCAGCCCCGGGCTCCGCTCCCGACACACGTGCCTCTCCCCCTGGGCGCTTTCCACGGCCACTGCCACGgtcacggccacggccacggccaggCTGTGCACAACAGCCTGCTGGGCCTCAG caggagcagcagctccagcagcagTGCCAGCCTCGGGCTCACGAAGCACGCATCTCTGTCGCCGCTCGGGCCGGGCCCGCACCTGTCTACCTCACACCTGGCGCTCCgctcccaggcccagcaccagcaccacgcGGCCATGTTCGCTGCCCCTGCgacactgcccccgcccccggcgcTGCCGGCCAACAGCCTGGTCCTCCCGGGACACCCCGCCG ATGCCAGCCTGTTGATCTCATTCAGCCCGCCAATCATGTATTGCCAGCCTCATGCGGGGATTCTGATTG ATCGCGAGCTGCTCAGGCAAGAGCTGAACGCGCGTTTTCTGGTCCAGAGCGCTGAGCGGCCCGGCGCCCCCCTGGGCCCGGCGGCTCTGCTGCGGGCGGAATTCCACCAGCAccaacacacacaccagcacacacacCAGCACCAACACACATTCGCCCCCTTCCCCGCGGGGCTGCCCCCGACGCCGGCCCTGCTGCCCGCCGCACCCCTGCCG TTGGACAAGTACACGCCCACGCTGGACAGCCCCTACCTGCGACATTCCAAC TTTTTCCCGTCCTTCCCGCCCGCCATCCCGGgactgccctccctgctcccacaccCAGGCCCCTTCGGGTCCCTGCAGGGCGCTTTTCAGCCCAAG aCTTCAAACCCAATCGAGGTAACGGGCCGGACCAGCGCTGTCCACACCCTGCTGCCGAAGGGCCCCGGG GTGTCCGAGCCGTACCGGACAGCAGTCAGG AAGCCGGGGAAATGGTGCGCGGTGCACGTGCAGATCGCGTGGCAGACCTACCGCCACCAGCAGAGGCTGAAG ATGCAGCTGGACCCCCACAAGCTGGAGGTGGGCACCAAGCTGGATGTGCTCAGcaggccccccgccccgggcctgCTCCCCGGAGTCCACTACCCACATGACCGGGCCCAGCCCCTCTTCTCCAGCTCAG GTGCTGCCCATCCCGCCACCAGCCATTTCGGCCCCTCAGCCCATCCCGGCAGCTTCCTGCCCACAGGTCACCTGGCAG ACCCTTTCAGCAGACCAAGCACTTTTGGGGGCCTGGGGAGCCTGGGCAGCGCCGCCTTCGGAGGCCTGGGCAGCCACGCACTGA ctgcaggcagcagcCTCTTTGCCCCCAAGGAGGGCTCCGCACTGCAcggcctgcccagcccccaggagGCCTGGAGCCGGCTGCACCGGGCACCCCCGTCCTTCCCCACGCCGCCCCCCTGGCCCAAGCCTGTGGACACAGAGCGGGTCTCAGCCCTGACCAACCACGACCGAGAGTCGGACAAGGGCCGGGAGGCTCGGGAGCG GGACCTCCTGCTTCGGGGTCCGGCCGATCCTCGGGTAAAGGAGAGCCGCTCCCCGGCCAGGGAGCTCCCCGCGGCCGCGCGCCCGCAGTCCCCCTGCGGCAAGGTGGCCCCCAGCGACCGCCTGCGCCCGGCCGGCCTCCTGTGCCCCGGGAAGCCGCCCGAGGGCGACGTGAAGGTCAAGGAGGAGCGCGGGGAGGACGGCGTGACCCCCGAGCCCCCGGGCCTGCACCGCGTGCGCCTGGGCTTCGCGTGGGAGCCGCCGCGCGACACCTACCGCGGCCTGGAGCTgccccgccgcgccccgcccgctggccccgccccgggcCCCGCCGCCCTCGAGCCCCCCGAGCGCCTCTACCGCGACCGCGAGCCCCACGACTACAGCCCCGAGCGCCTGCGGGCCGCGCACCTGGGTGCCTCCCCGCACCTGCCCGCCCCCGCGCACCTGGGCGCCTCCCCGCACCTGGGCACCCTGCACTACCCGCGCCTCGGGCCCGCGCTGCACAACGGACTCCTGGCGCGGACCCCGCCGGCCACCGCTGCCCTCGGCGCGCCGCCCCCGCTAGTGGCCGCGGGCGGGGCCCCCACATCCCCTGGGCCCCCCAGGAGCAGGACTACGCCTCTCGGGGCTCCCAGCGAGGCGCCCGACTTCTCTCCGTCGAGAAACCCGCCGGAGGTGGAGGCGCGGTAG
- the FBRSL1 gene encoding fibrosin-1-like protein isoform X10 translates to MEAKVRPSRRSRAQRDRGRRREAARDARDQSASSGEEPEPGPGKENAGLPRAPPPRAAAARPPRRRRRESSSQEEEVIDGFAIASFSSLEALEKDMALKPQERKEKWERRLVKKPRESENGPPAEPSENGRPLEVGSPEQDLEPTCDRGKKVPLQPAKQASVGSEKLFAPAAEKGPTLGEKSETKAGLAPKISGLERSRELSTEPPFLPSVRSPVPSSGPVPGAPASPLIKKETLALPRLTPQPPPVPLQPRAPLPTHVPLPLGAFHGHCHGHGHGHGQAVHNSLLGLSRSSSSSSSASLGLTKHASLSPLGPGPHLSTSHLALRSQAQHQHHAAMFAAPATLPPPPALPANSLVLPGHPADASLLISFSPPIMYCQPHAGILIDRELLRQELNARFLVQSAERPGAPLGPAALLRAEFHQHQHTHQHTHQHQHTFAPFPAGLPPTPALLPAAPLPLDKYTPTLDSPYLRHSNFFPSFPPAIPGLPSLLPHPGPFGSLQGAFQPKTSNPIEVTGRTSAVHTLLPKGPGVSEPYRTAVRKPGKWCAVHVQIAWQTYRHQQRLKMQLDPHKLEVGTKLDVLSRPPAPGLLPGVHYPHDRAQPLFSSSGAAHPATSHFGPSAHPGSFLPTGHLADPFSRPSTFGGLGSLGSAAFGGLGSHALTAGSSLFAPKEGSALHGLPSPQEAWSRLHRAPPSFPTPPPWPKPVDTERVSALTNHDRESDKGREARERDLLLRGPADPRVKESRSPARELPAAARPQSPCGKVAPSDRLRPAGLLCPGKPPEGDVKVKEERGEDGVTPEPPGLHRVRLGFAWEPPRDTYRGLELPRRAPPAGPAPGPAALEPPERLYRDREPHDYSPERLRAAHLGASPHLPAPAHLGASPHLGTLHYPRLGPALHNGLLARTPPATAALGAPPPLVAAGGAPTSPGPPRSRTTPLGAPSEAPDFSPSRNPPEVEAR, encoded by the exons ATGGAGGCCAAGGTCCGCCCGAGCCGGCGCTCGCGTGCGCAGCGGGACCGTGGCCGGCGCCGGGAGGCGGCCCGCGACGCCCGCGACCAGAGCGCCTCGTCGGGCgaggagcccgagcccgggcCCGGCAAGGAGAACGCGGGCCTgccccgcgcgcccccgccccgcgccgccgccgcacgtcccccgcgccgccgccgccgcgagTCCAGCTCGCAGGAGGAGGAAGTCATCGACGGCTTCGCCATCGCCAGCTTCAGCTCGCTCGAGGCCCTGGAG AAGGACATGGCCCTGAAGCCACAGGAGCGGAAGGAGAAATGGGAGCGTCGCCTTGTCAAAAAGCCCCGGGAGTCAGAAAACGGCCCGCCGGCAGAGCCCAGTGAGAACGGCCGGCCCCTGGAGGTGGGCAGCCCCGAGCAGGACCTGGAGCCCACCTGCGACCGGGGGAAGAAAGTCCCACTGCAGCCCGCCAAACAG gCATCTGTGGGCTCCGAGAAGCTCTTTGCCCCGGCAGCCGAGAAAG GCCCCACGCTAGGCGAGAAGTCAGAGACCAAGGCCGGGCTGGCACCCAAGATCTCGGGCCTGGAGCGCAGCCGCGAGCTGAGCACCGAGCCGCCCTTCCTGCCCTCTGTGCGCAGCCCTGTGCCCTCCAGTGGCCCAGTGCCCGGCGCCCCTGCCAGCCCTCTGATCAAGAAGGAAACACTCGCCCTGCCCCGCCTCACCCCGCAGCCGCCACCTGTGCCCCTGCAGCCCCGGGCTCCGCTCCCGACACACGTGCCTCTCCCCCTGGGCGCTTTCCACGGCCACTGCCACGgtcacggccacggccacggccaggCTGTGCACAACAGCCTGCTGGGCCTCAG caggagcagcagctccagcagcagTGCCAGCCTCGGGCTCACGAAGCACGCATCTCTGTCGCCGCTCGGGCCGGGCCCGCACCTGTCTACCTCACACCTGGCGCTCCgctcccaggcccagcaccagcaccacgcGGCCATGTTCGCTGCCCCTGCgacactgcccccgcccccggcgcTGCCGGCCAACAGCCTGGTCCTCCCGGGACACCCCGCCG ATGCCAGCCTGTTGATCTCATTCAGCCCGCCAATCATGTATTGCCAGCCTCATGCGGGGATTCTGATTG ATCGCGAGCTGCTCAGGCAAGAGCTGAACGCGCGTTTTCTGGTCCAGAGCGCTGAGCGGCCCGGCGCCCCCCTGGGCCCGGCGGCTCTGCTGCGGGCGGAATTCCACCAGCAccaacacacacaccagcacacacacCAGCACCAACACACATTCGCCCCCTTCCCCGCGGGGCTGCCCCCGACGCCGGCCCTGCTGCCCGCCGCACCCCTGCCG TTGGACAAGTACACGCCCACGCTGGACAGCCCCTACCTGCGACATTCCAAC TTTTTCCCGTCCTTCCCGCCCGCCATCCCGGgactgccctccctgctcccacaccCAGGCCCCTTCGGGTCCCTGCAGGGCGCTTTTCAGCCCAAG aCTTCAAACCCAATCGAGGTAACGGGCCGGACCAGCGCTGTCCACACCCTGCTGCCGAAGGGCCCCGGG GTGTCCGAGCCGTACCGGACAGCAGTCAGG AAGCCGGGGAAATGGTGCGCGGTGCACGTGCAGATCGCGTGGCAGACCTACCGCCACCAGCAGAGGCTGAAG ATGCAGCTGGACCCCCACAAGCTGGAGGTGGGCACCAAGCTGGATGTGCTCAGcaggccccccgccccgggcctgCTCCCCGGAGTCCACTACCCACATGACCGGGCCCAGCCCCTCTTCTCCAGCTCAG GTGCTGCCCATCCCGCCACCAGCCATTTCGGCCCCTCAGCCCATCCCGGCAGCTTCCTGCCCACAGGTCACCTGGCAG ACCCTTTCAGCAGACCAAGCACTTTTGGGGGCCTGGGGAGCCTGGGCAGCGCCGCCTTCGGAGGCCTGGGCAGCCACGCACTGA ctgcaggcagcagcCTCTTTGCCCCCAAGGAGGGCTCCGCACTGCAcggcctgcccagcccccaggagGCCTGGAGCCGGCTGCACCGGGCACCCCCGTCCTTCCCCACGCCGCCCCCCTGGCCCAAGCCTGTGGACACAGAGCGGGTCTCAGCCCTGACCAACCACGACCGAGAGTCGGACAAGGGCCGGGAGGCTCGGGAGCG GGACCTCCTGCTTCGGGGTCCGGCCGATCCTCGGGTAAAGGAGAGCCGCTCCCCGGCCAGGGAGCTCCCCGCGGCCGCGCGCCCGCAGTCCCCCTGCGGCAAGGTGGCCCCCAGCGACCGCCTGCGCCCGGCCGGCCTCCTGTGCCCCGGGAAGCCGCCCGAGGGCGACGTGAAGGTCAAGGAGGAGCGCGGGGAGGACGGCGTGACCCCCGAGCCCCCGGGCCTGCACCGCGTGCGCCTGGGCTTCGCGTGGGAGCCGCCGCGCGACACCTACCGCGGCCTGGAGCTgccccgccgcgccccgcccgctggccccgccccgggcCCCGCCGCCCTCGAGCCCCCCGAGCGCCTCTACCGCGACCGCGAGCCCCACGACTACAGCCCCGAGCGCCTGCGGGCCGCGCACCTGGGTGCCTCCCCGCACCTGCCCGCCCCCGCGCACCTGGGCGCCTCCCCGCACCTGGGCACCCTGCACTACCCGCGCCTCGGGCCCGCGCTGCACAACGGACTCCTGGCGCGGACCCCGCCGGCCACCGCTGCCCTCGGCGCGCCGCCCCCGCTAGTGGCCGCGGGCGGGGCCCCCACATCCCCTGGGCCCCCCAGGAGCAGGACTACGCCTCTCGGGGCTCCCAGCGAGGCGCCCGACTTCTCTCCGTCGAGAAACCCGCCGGAGGTGGAGGCGCGGTAG
- the FBRSL1 gene encoding fibrosin-1-like protein isoform X1, whose product MEAKVRPSRRSRAQRDRGRRREAARDARDQSASSGEEPEPGPGKENAGLPRAPPPRAAAARPPRRRRRESSSQEEEVIDGFAIASFSSLEALEKDMALKPQERKEKWERRLVKKPRESENGPPAEPSENGRPLEVGSPEQDLEPTCDRGKKVPLQPAKQVKAVLSRGGDRHSEDEGFREATSSRLSASRDQLSDSSAQAFSGRGYSCDSESDGDDKASVGSEKLFAPAAEKGPTLGEKSETKAGLAPKISGLERSRELSTEPPFLPSVRSPVPSSGPVPGAPASPLIKKETLALPRLTPQPPPVPLQPRAPLPTHVPLPLGAFHGHCHGHGHGHGQAVHNSLLGLSRSSSSSSSASLGLTKHASLSPLGPGPHLSTSHLALRSQAQHQHHAAMFAAPATLPPPPALPANSLVLPGHPADASLLISFSPPIMYCQPHAGILIDRELLRQELNARFLVQSAERPGAPLGPAALLRAEFHQHQHTHQHTHQHQHTFAPFPAGLPPTPALLPAAPLPLDKYTPTLDSPYLRHSNFFPSFPPAIPGLPSLLPHPGPFGSLQGAFQPKTSNPIEVTGRTSAVHTLLPKGPGVSEPYRTAVRKPGKWCAVHVQIAWQTYRHQQRLKMQLDPHKLEVGTKLDVLSRPPAPGLLPGVHYPHDRAQPLFSSSGAAHPATSHFGPSAHPGSFLPTGHLADPFSRPSTFGGLGSLGSAAFGGLGSHALTAGSSLFAPKEGSALHGLPSPQEAWSRLHRAPPSFPTPPPWPKPVDTERVSALTNHDRESDKGREARERDLLLRGPADPRVKESRSPARELPAAARPQSPCGKVAPSDRLRPAGLLCPGKPPEGDVKVKEERGEDGVTPEPPGLHRVRLGFAWEPPRDTYRGLELPRRAPPAGPAPGPAALEPPERLYRDREPHDYSPERLRAAHLGASPHLPAPAHLGASPHLGTLHYPRLGPALHNGLLARTPPATAALGAPPPLVAAGGAPTSPGPPRSRTTPLGAPSEAPDFSPSRNPPEVEAR is encoded by the exons ATGGAGGCCAAGGTCCGCCCGAGCCGGCGCTCGCGTGCGCAGCGGGACCGTGGCCGGCGCCGGGAGGCGGCCCGCGACGCCCGCGACCAGAGCGCCTCGTCGGGCgaggagcccgagcccgggcCCGGCAAGGAGAACGCGGGCCTgccccgcgcgcccccgccccgcgccgccgccgcacgtcccccgcgccgccgccgccgcgagTCCAGCTCGCAGGAGGAGGAAGTCATCGACGGCTTCGCCATCGCCAGCTTCAGCTCGCTCGAGGCCCTGGAG AAGGACATGGCCCTGAAGCCACAGGAGCGGAAGGAGAAATGGGAGCGTCGCCTTGTCAAAAAGCCCCGGGAGTCAGAAAACGGCCCGCCGGCAGAGCCCAGTGAGAACGGCCGGCCCCTGGAGGTGGGCAGCCCCGAGCAGGACCTGGAGCCCACCTGCGACCGGGGGAAGAAAGTCCCACTGCAGCCCGCCAAACAG gtgaAGGCTGTCCTGTCCAGAGGGGGCGACCGCCACAGCGAGGACGAGGGCTTCCGTGAAGCCACCAGCTCCCGGCTCAGCGCCTCCCGGGACCAGCTCAGTGAC AGCTCAGCGCAGGCCTTCTCGGGCAGAGGCTATTCt tgTGACAGCGAGAGTGACGGAGACGACAAG gCATCTGTGGGCTCCGAGAAGCTCTTTGCCCCGGCAGCCGAGAAAG GCCCCACGCTAGGCGAGAAGTCAGAGACCAAGGCCGGGCTGGCACCCAAGATCTCGGGCCTGGAGCGCAGCCGCGAGCTGAGCACCGAGCCGCCCTTCCTGCCCTCTGTGCGCAGCCCTGTGCCCTCCAGTGGCCCAGTGCCCGGCGCCCCTGCCAGCCCTCTGATCAAGAAGGAAACACTCGCCCTGCCCCGCCTCACCCCGCAGCCGCCACCTGTGCCCCTGCAGCCCCGGGCTCCGCTCCCGACACACGTGCCTCTCCCCCTGGGCGCTTTCCACGGCCACTGCCACGgtcacggccacggccacggccaggCTGTGCACAACAGCCTGCTGGGCCTCAG caggagcagcagctccagcagcagTGCCAGCCTCGGGCTCACGAAGCACGCATCTCTGTCGCCGCTCGGGCCGGGCCCGCACCTGTCTACCTCACACCTGGCGCTCCgctcccaggcccagcaccagcaccacgcGGCCATGTTCGCTGCCCCTGCgacactgcccccgcccccggcgcTGCCGGCCAACAGCCTGGTCCTCCCGGGACACCCCGCCG ATGCCAGCCTGTTGATCTCATTCAGCCCGCCAATCATGTATTGCCAGCCTCATGCGGGGATTCTGATTG ATCGCGAGCTGCTCAGGCAAGAGCTGAACGCGCGTTTTCTGGTCCAGAGCGCTGAGCGGCCCGGCGCCCCCCTGGGCCCGGCGGCTCTGCTGCGGGCGGAATTCCACCAGCAccaacacacacaccagcacacacacCAGCACCAACACACATTCGCCCCCTTCCCCGCGGGGCTGCCCCCGACGCCGGCCCTGCTGCCCGCCGCACCCCTGCCG TTGGACAAGTACACGCCCACGCTGGACAGCCCCTACCTGCGACATTCCAAC TTTTTCCCGTCCTTCCCGCCCGCCATCCCGGgactgccctccctgctcccacaccCAGGCCCCTTCGGGTCCCTGCAGGGCGCTTTTCAGCCCAAG aCTTCAAACCCAATCGAGGTAACGGGCCGGACCAGCGCTGTCCACACCCTGCTGCCGAAGGGCCCCGGG GTGTCCGAGCCGTACCGGACAGCAGTCAGG AAGCCGGGGAAATGGTGCGCGGTGCACGTGCAGATCGCGTGGCAGACCTACCGCCACCAGCAGAGGCTGAAG ATGCAGCTGGACCCCCACAAGCTGGAGGTGGGCACCAAGCTGGATGTGCTCAGcaggccccccgccccgggcctgCTCCCCGGAGTCCACTACCCACATGACCGGGCCCAGCCCCTCTTCTCCAGCTCAG GTGCTGCCCATCCCGCCACCAGCCATTTCGGCCCCTCAGCCCATCCCGGCAGCTTCCTGCCCACAGGTCACCTGGCAG ACCCTTTCAGCAGACCAAGCACTTTTGGGGGCCTGGGGAGCCTGGGCAGCGCCGCCTTCGGAGGCCTGGGCAGCCACGCACTGA ctgcaggcagcagcCTCTTTGCCCCCAAGGAGGGCTCCGCACTGCAcggcctgcccagcccccaggagGCCTGGAGCCGGCTGCACCGGGCACCCCCGTCCTTCCCCACGCCGCCCCCCTGGCCCAAGCCTGTGGACACAGAGCGGGTCTCAGCCCTGACCAACCACGACCGAGAGTCGGACAAGGGCCGGGAGGCTCGGGAGCG GGACCTCCTGCTTCGGGGTCCGGCCGATCCTCGGGTAAAGGAGAGCCGCTCCCCGGCCAGGGAGCTCCCCGCGGCCGCGCGCCCGCAGTCCCCCTGCGGCAAGGTGGCCCCCAGCGACCGCCTGCGCCCGGCCGGCCTCCTGTGCCCCGGGAAGCCGCCCGAGGGCGACGTGAAGGTCAAGGAGGAGCGCGGGGAGGACGGCGTGACCCCCGAGCCCCCGGGCCTGCACCGCGTGCGCCTGGGCTTCGCGTGGGAGCCGCCGCGCGACACCTACCGCGGCCTGGAGCTgccccgccgcgccccgcccgctggccccgccccgggcCCCGCCGCCCTCGAGCCCCCCGAGCGCCTCTACCGCGACCGCGAGCCCCACGACTACAGCCCCGAGCGCCTGCGGGCCGCGCACCTGGGTGCCTCCCCGCACCTGCCCGCCCCCGCGCACCTGGGCGCCTCCCCGCACCTGGGCACCCTGCACTACCCGCGCCTCGGGCCCGCGCTGCACAACGGACTCCTGGCGCGGACCCCGCCGGCCACCGCTGCCCTCGGCGCGCCGCCCCCGCTAGTGGCCGCGGGCGGGGCCCCCACATCCCCTGGGCCCCCCAGGAGCAGGACTACGCCTCTCGGGGCTCCCAGCGAGGCGCCCGACTTCTCTCCGTCGAGAAACCCGCCGGAGGTGGAGGCGCGGTAG